From the genome of Brassica oleracea var. oleracea cultivar TO1000 chromosome C4, BOL, whole genome shotgun sequence:
TTGTCTTGTAAAAAACAGTCATTGAGTGTGATTTGATTTCCTTAATCTTAACCTCGATTAATAGAGTGATCATGTTATCACTTACTTTGCTTTTTGGTCGACATCACTTAAGAGTTAAGACTGACTTTTATATAAGGTGAATGCGTGTAAAAAAACAGTGATTGAGAATAATTTCTTAACCTCAATTAATCTCGAAATGTGGTGATCGCTTGATAAAAAACGATATAGAAAATTAATATGGTTCACTGAATTGGCCACGGACCAAAAAATATTATTGGAAGTGATATCAGATGATTAAAAAATCACAATATATATAAGAGTATTGTACGTTATAAAACCATATCATTAATGGACTTGAGTCTTAGGCCAAATAAAAATAGTTGATGCTATCAGATCAGATTCAAGGTATATCGTATTGTTATTGAAGTCATTAATATGTATATTCATGGATGTTGTAGATGCAGATATATGAACAAAATTGCATATTTTCAGCCTTAGACATGCTCTGCTCATTAGTGGTTTTGCCCAGTATCTAACAAAAAAAAACAATAATCAAAATATAAAGTAGAAGACAAAAAGAAAAAAAACAAGTATCTCAGTGAGAAACTATGAAAACTTATTCAGAACTTCCTTTACCCACATTTCTCATTTTGAGTATTTTTTTCAGTTAAAATTTAATTATTTCATATGTGTCAAATATAATAATAATACATTACACTTGAGAAACTGTAAATGAGTTTCTCAGCCATGGGTCTGCTCTTATGACTTATGAGTGCATGTTCATATGACTTTTGGATTTCTTTCATGTATTTTATTTTATATATATATATATGCTTTAACTTCAAGATGAATAGCCTAGTGGGCTATAGTAACGTTATTGTTGTGCATAATCCAAATTCAAACCTTCATGTTTGATATTCTGATTATTAAAAATCCAAGGTAAAATTTGATACTTTTTACATGTGATAATCCAAATGGGTAGTCTGTGTATCAACCCGATTTAATGTATTACTGACAAGTATTTTATCGACAAGTGACAATAACGGTTTACTAAATCAGTAAGAAGAAATTTAAGCAAAAGAACATCTACGAGTCTATACATTGTTTTCTTTTAAAACTATTTATAGAAGGAAAATTCATATCTAGCTACTGGGTAAAGGAAGTTCTGTACAAGTTTTCATAAAGAAAAGGACAAGAATATCACCTAGCAGAAGAGACGCAGTCTGCGACTCCAAATTTGATGATGTGTTACATTATGAAGCAGAGAAATATCTATCTTTAGGATACAAGACAGTGTCTATTTTTGGTCTCATTCAGTGATATGATTAACATAGAAACATTTATATAATATAATTCCTCAACTTTAAAACAACGAAATTAGTTTTTTTTTTAAATACAAAAGGCCAGAAATTTTCCACGTTTCATCTATTTCCAGTATTTTAGGGCTTCAGGCTGGTATGTTATTTTAGAAGAAAAATATCATTGGTTTCCCTTGGGTTTTGTTGTCAACCAATTATTCAATTTTCCAAGACTACATTTTTTAATTAATCTGGAGTATCCTGGTTGTACGAAAGAATTTGCACTAGTTTTCAAATAAAGATACATTCCACTGACCATTTTTTCGGGTTTTAAAATGACTCTAAACAATGAGTCTATATCTGCATAGTCACACAATAAAGTGTATTAAGGAGCTTTCAAATCCTACATTGCTTAGCAATCTAAATTTCGTCTGCAAGTATACAACCATCATGTGGTTAAAAAGAATTTTGATTTACGAGAGTAATGCAAAACAACCCTCACTTTATTAAAATATTGCAACACATTATAATTGTTAACCGAAATATTATATAGAAAAAGCACTGCAGCCACATCAAATATTAGGCATTGTACGATCACGGTGGTTGTGGTAGTCTGCAACCATATTATGTTATGATTGCCACAATCACCGTGACGACTATACAAAGGCTATGACAATGGTTGTTGGTGACAACTGCAGTGATGGTGGTAACGATGTAAAATACTAGAAGAGAACTTTTACTAATCATTTTAATGTGATTTTTTGTTTGGAATTTAACTTTATGAATTGGGCCATTTGGTGATTTATTTCATGATGAGAATACAGGATAACAAAATAACTATACGTAAAAAAAAAAAAAAAAAAAAAATTATTTTAAAAATATAAAGATGAGAATACAGGATAACAAAAAAAAAACAGTTTACCATGCATTATGCGACTTGGAATTAAGATGGTAACATAATAACTATACGTAAAAAAAAAAAAAAAAAAAAATAACTATACGTTTAGAGCAATCAAGAGGCGTTGCGGTCGCGGTTGCTGCGGTCGCTGTTGTTGTCGCGCCAGCAGACTAACATAGCGATACAACGGCGAATGATATAAAACTTGGTTCTTTGTTTCTTCACGACATGACTGCACTTTTGCCCAAAAGTTTTGCAAGTCTGGCACGTGCTATTCTCCTCTGGTTCCATTGACTGGTTTCCTCTCTTAGTGAGTCCGATACAGTGTACAAACTTTAAAGAACCAAGAAAAAGTGCAAGAAATGGAAGAGTTTGCTTATAGGCTTTGAATTTGTAGAAGAGAGGCAAAGATGGAGAGTTTAGTAATATAGTCCTCAAATGGAGGAGACAAGCATTATAAAAGACTCAAAAATATCCTAGTAATTGTCCAAGCCTGCGCCGTGAATATTTACTTTGTTTTGTGCTTGCATAATATTAAAAAACTATTTGAATTTATATATTTAAAACACAAGCCTCTCTGACTCCAAAATATTGGAGAATTTTAAGTTTTGAACGTAAATTGTGATGTGAGCTTTAACTGTAAAAGCAACATTTTAATTTTTTTGTTTTTCTTACAATTTTTTTTAACATTTTGACCATAATAAACCATTAAAATATCTCTTTAAATACTAATGAATGTTGCACAAAAAAATACTCATGAAATAGATTTACTAAGCAAAGTAAACCATGTAGGACTATGAAGAAAAACAAAACAAAACAAAATACTGACACTGTTGAAGAAAAAGAGTTACACTGTTATGTTATGTCGCTAGGAAAGAAACAAAACAGAGTGTTGCACAGTGAAATCAAAATTAAAAATTTATTTTCTATTTTGGTCGAACTCTAATGTAAGATCAATATATGAGCTACCTAGTGGTTGAGGCAGTACCGCATTGGCATGCACCTGAACCTGAGCGGTCGTCCGTGTAAGCCGCGCCCTACCATCCCTGTACGTAAGAACTGTCGTGTTCTTTGCAATTTATTGGGTTCGTACTATATATTTACCTTTAATTTACACGCTTATCTGAAAAAAGCTACGTATCAAATTTAAATCCACTCATATCTATTTGTTTGTATTAGAATGAAAGCGGGGGATGTTATTGTGACACCCGTCACCTCCTATCTGGAGAACTGCGTGCCACCAACAATATCTCATAACACAATAGCCCATATACACGAGTCCACTCACCCTAAGCCCAAATAAAATCCGAAGAAAAAGCCCAGTAGCACCAATCCGTCCAAATATCATATACTCGTCAGTCTCACCTGAAAAGGGACAAATGAGGGGTGAGTAATGGGGAAGTCACTCAGTGAGGTATGGATACTAAACCCGAAGTCCATGGACCCGGACAGAGCACTCCGAATAAATATAATTTAATCCTAACACGTTGCAAACACGGTACCTAAAGTACCCAAAGATCACACAACAGTCCTAGCGAGGTGCACACCCGCTGCCCACTAACAGGCCAAAACACCACCGAATATGTGCTCGGTAACACACGCCCGTAGACGATTTATCGACCTCGAAACCTTCGCACAACAGGTCGACTAAGCTGTGCCGCAGCATACACCACACCCAATGTACTGGTCTGACACACAGAATTACGTCTTCATGGTTCAACAGTGCTTGTTCATTTATAAATGAACAAGCACTGTTGAACCATCTAACACCCTAGTTCCGGTTTAAGCAAAGAGCCTAAAACTAAACAAACAATGACATACTCGATTTCACACAGACGGAACACATTAGAAACAAATTATACTTATTCGAGGTCCTAGGCCGTGTAAGAGAAGTTCGGGAAAAGACCCTCACCTTTGCCACGGGTTCTGAAGAAACCTGATAAAACGCCGAATGGACCTTTACGGCTCTAACAAAGCAACTCCGGAACTCTCTGAAATTAGATCAATATGATATTCTGGCAGAACTGAACCATAGAGCAAACAGATGAATAACTCAAGAACTAACCGTTAACTTTTCGATCCCTCCAGTCATAATGTAGTCCTATGTGTCCTCTATACATAGACACCAAGTTTACTCCGATCGGACACCATTTTCTTAACCAAAGTAGCTTCATCTCCAGGCTGGTCGTAAACGCAAACTGCACCAACACCTCTCATGAAAACAAGCATAACTCTCAGAAAATAACTCGGAATAACAATCCGCTTGCAAGAGATGATAGATAAGAGAATTAACTACTTACTGACAAATTTTCAGACTGAAAGATTTTGTTTCTGTCGACCGTTTCTCACTTACACCGAGACTGGTCGGAATTGTCTCTGCAATTCAACAGCTTTATTCTTCGCCAATAAGAAACGTCAATAACTTTCTAACCGTACGTCAATTTGACGATCGGATAGATGATCTGAAAATCTGGCATCGAGATCTTTCCAATGATATCTCGCCCGTTCCCTGGTTCCTTCTGTATCAACGGTAAAACGCTGATGAAGTTGACTGTTCGCGGATCCGATCTGTAGATATCAGTCCCAAAGAAACAATCATAACTCTTAGATAAAAATTCCAAATGACGATCTGTTTTCTGATACACATAGATCTATTAGTGTAGAACATAACCTCAAAATTTAGCTTCGAAATATTCATATTTGATCGATCGTTCTTCTGTTCCCCCAAAACGTGTCTGCTGAGCTCTAATCTCTCTTTTCGGATGGTGGGATGGCTTCTCTTTCATGGTGGATATTTGTGGCTGTTTCGGTGATGTTCCGAAAGGGCTTTGCCATCCCCAAAAAGTCTCTGTCAGAGACCACCACGAAATCCATCTTAAATAAGAAAACTTTAGGATTTTCTGCAACGTAATTGGGTTTTATTGGGCTAAATTTTTCCGGGCCGAGATTTAGGTCGTTACAGTTATGTTGAACAGTTGCTAGTATGGAACCAGCGCCAAGTGTATATATATACTACTATATGATGAACATGTGAAAACGTGCTAAAATTACTCAAATGTTCTTCACTCCAAAGTTTTTTTTGTAAATATAAAATCACTCAAAGAACTTGCTACAGAATAGAAACATATATTGGCATACCTATCTCAAATGGTTGAATATATATATAAATAAACTACCAATCAATTGAACCAAGATAGTGTGTTAAAGTCATATAATACAGGAACATGCATTGAGAAATATCCTAAAATACGATACACCTTTAACGATGTTTTATAACGGTCTACAAGAAAATATACTCGTTCTGTTTGGTTTACATAACATTAACAAACATTATCAGAATGTAACCATCGATCTGATCTTATGGGACAGTTGAAATTCTTATACGAAGACACCAGAAACAAAATTGAAAACACTATTCCTCATAATATCAACAAAACCCTTTTATAACAAAAGTATATTTTTGTATACACAATAGAAGAAAGCCAGTATCACCATATGAGCTAGACAAGCAAATCAGCATAAGCATTGAGTCCATGACTGTTCATGTTCTGCTTAAGCCTATACAACGCCCTGCTCTCTAGCTGCCTTACCCTCTCCTTGGACAGTCCATAAATCTCTCCTATCTCAGACAGCGATCTCTGCTTCCCACCATCGATCCCAAACCTCAGCTTGATGATCTTCCTCTCCTTGGGGCTCAGCACATTGAGGAGATTCCTTACATGGTTCCTCATCATCTGCTTCCCTACGCTCATGTCCGGTGTCTCAATCCCACTGTCTGGTGTCACTTCCTGTAGATGGATTATAAAAGGTTATTACCATGTTTTGCTAGGGGTGGGAAGAAAAAAACAAACCGAACCAGCCAAATCCAAACCGCCCCAAACCAAACCAAAATATATGTCAACCATTCGGTAAAAGATTTTATCAATCCAAAGAGTTCGGTTTGGTTCGGTTGACTTTAGTTAAAATTTTCTTAGACCCAAAAAAACCGAACCGAACCTAAACCGAACTAGGATTTAATCCCACTGTCTAGTGTTACTTCATGTAGATGGATTACCTGAAAGGTGATGTCTTGATCAGACCAAATGGGCTGTTGCATTGATAGAGGCGTTCTAGTATTGTAAAGAAGCTTATCAAGCTTCTCTGTTGAAACACCAACGTGGCCTGCGAGTTCTTCTTTGCTTGGAAGGTAGTTCCCTTCTTGCACGCACGTCTTTCTTGCTTCGGATACTTTGCCCAGTAGCATGTACACGTTCTCCTGTATTAACATGAGTAAGTTTCTAGTAGATAATGTTGGAGATATCATTAGCGAGTTTAGATAAATGTTACCGGCAAACGTATTGTCCTGGAGTTTTGAAATATAGACTTTCTTATGGATTGACGAATCCACCAGTATGCGTAGGTAGCGAATCTGCAACCGGACTGTGGTTTGAACTTCTCTACACTCTTCATTAGCCCCATGCTTCCTTCCTAAGAACCACCATAAGAAAATAGACTTCAAGTTAGATCACTCTGTTGCATAGTGAAGAGCTCGAGATACTGCAACAGCCAATAGTGACTGATATTGCATACTGATCAGACTAGGGCTGTGATTTTGAACCAAACCGAAACAAAAATTTTGGTTAGTTCGGTTCCGTAGGTTTTTTTTTAAAAGTTCGGTTTTTGGTTGAGTTTGGCAACCGGTTACTTCGGTTTTCTTTAAAAAGGAAAAATTATAACTAAACCATACCCAAAACCCGAACCGAACTAACCAAATTGCAAAACGAACTAACTAAATTTCAAACCGAACTTATCCAAAATTTTAACAAATTCAGCCAAAATATAACCGAAATCAAAAACTTCCGTAGGATTTTTAAAAACCGAACTAATCGAATACCGAACCGAACTTTATTTCAGATAAATTCAGTAAGATTTATGTTGAACTGAACTAACCAAAAACCGAACTACATGAACCCGTAAGCCTAGATCAGACATTCTTAGAGGTCAAAAGCAATGTGTTAGTTTGAGAGCTAACCTGCAATAAGTCCTGAAAGTTGAGTCCACGGTTCTGATACTGTTTAGCTATATGGACCACCAGACGCAAGTTTGCAGTAATCAGCTTCTCCCTGCTGCTTCTACCGCGGTGGATTTCAGATTTCAAGACAGGTCGACTTATCCCCAAAGCTTCAGCCCACTCAGCTATCGTTGGTTCACATCCATTTTGAGATTCAAGCTTAGCCTTCACCTTCTCCAACTTTATCAAATTCTGATTATCATCAAGAAGTTCGTTAGCGTTAGGGAAAGTAAGTTTCCAAGGGAAGCTCAAAGAAGCACACCTGTATATGTGTTATGAGCTCAGCTTCCTCTTTAGCAGTGAGAAGCTGTTTCGTCTCAGGTCCCCACAAGAAGAGCTGGAGCGCATCATCGTTATCAAACCCTTGTCTCATCTTCTTCTTGGCGTTAACTTTCTGAGGAATGTAACTACTCTCGTTGTCTAAACCGTTTGGTTTTGGAGCTCTTCTGTTTCTCGCTCGTCTCTCGAGTAGCTTCTTAGATCTAACGATTGTTCCTTCTTCTGGTAAGGAGGACATGGATGAGCTACACCAAACATCAAGAAAAAAACATAAATAATGTTAAGACATAGACAAAACAAGGGTTAAAGAAGCAAAACCTAGTGGAGAGAGAATCCACAAGACTGTTAGATGAAACCGTTTCAGAGTCTTCAGATAACAATGCAGCTTGTTTAGAAGCTGATAAAGCCTTCTGAGCTAGTGCAACCACATCTTCTAAGGGAGATACAGGAGACATCAACCTTGCAAATTAGAGAAGTAGCATCAATCAGAAAACTCAAAAGGTTAAATGAAAATTTCAAAAACAGGATTTAGAGACATTACAAGTTCCATAAACCAGCAGATTGAAGCAGTTGCTGTTCGAATTTCTCATCTTCTCGAGATGAGACTAAACCATCAAACTGTCTTCTCTCCAGAGTCAACTTAAAAGAGCAAAAGGAACCAAAGATGAGTTTTTTTATCACTAGAGATGACAATAAAGTTGAAAAGTTTGTGATGTTCAAGGTGTGAACCTGCTGAGAAGTTCTGTCTTCTCTTGAGGAGTGTGAGAGAGGAGGAGGAGGAGGTCTAGAAGACTCTTCCCGTGGCTCCTGTGAGAGAACAGACGCAGGGAAATGTCGAGAGAGAGAGGCGAGATGACGTGAGTTTATAACAGGTGTTGCTGTTTGCTCATGAAGCATCACCACTGCAACAACAACAACAACAAAAAAAAAGAGAGAGAATATAACAATTTAAAAAAAAATAAAAAAAAAACAAATCAGAACAGACTAACACAAAAGAAACTCTTGTCGGAAGGAAAACACAGAAACATTGTGAACAAGTTATGTTTTGTCTGAATAATATCAGAGTTCCAAAGAAGAAGAATGCGAAGAAGCAAAAGCACAGGTAAGAGAAATAACCAGAGGAAGGAGAAGAGAAGCCGTTCTTGAGATGTGTCTTTGTCGGAAACGAAGGAGCTGAAGAAACCAAGTTCTTCGTCGTAGCTTCCATTGCAATAAAAAGTCACAAGGTACTGCTTTTTTTTTTTTGTGAATGGCTAAGGACGACGGAGGCTACTCATGAGGAGCAGATAAGGCAATCAGCTCTCGATATCCTCAGCGCTGCCATGGAAGAAGTGTGGTCTCAGACCCACCTAAGATTTTTCTTCAATTCTTTAGATCACGTTGGGCCACGTATTGGGCCTACACTAGGCTCACTATGGTGAAAAGCCTACTTAAGCCCAAAGATGCAAATGTTAATTAATTTCCTTTTTTTTCCCCGAGGGAAGTGGTCAACGTGTCAGAAAGTAAGAGTGCTGATCACTTTAACCCTAGATTCTCTGTCTGAATCTCTCTGTGGATTGGATTATACAAAAGCTTTGTTTGGTTCCATTACTGTGACAGTGGAACAAACTCGATAAGTTCTGAGATGGTGTTTTTTTAGATGATGCTTTTACAAATATGTGAATCAAGATCTGAGTTAGTTTCAATGTTGTTGTCTAAAAAAAAAAAAAAGTTACTTTCAATGTTTGATATTTTACTAAAATTACTGTCATTGTTTAAAATTTTAGGTGTCAGACATTAAAAGTTCAAAGTTTTGTCAACTTAATGATTTAAAATTTGATTTTCCTTTTTTTTGTCAACTTAACAATTGCATTTGCAAACTAGAAATTCAAAATTTTTAGATGATGTTTTGTAGAAAACCAATAAAAATTAAAAGTAACATTTTTAAACTAGTAAACGTAAAAACAAACGCACATATTCATTAATTGGACAATTTATTCGTGAGATATGAAATTCAAAGTTTAAACTCTTAGACCGAATCGCTTCTCCCTCTGCTGATACCAAGTCAAGGCCTCCAGATAGTCAGCCTTGCCGAACTCAGGCCACAGTATAGTAGGAAAGTATAGCTCAGTATAAGCTGATTGCCATAGGAAAAAGTTATTGATCCTTTGTTCTCCACCTGTTCTGATCAGCAGGTCAGGGATTGGGAACTCACTACACTTTGTCATCAGTTCGTTTTCCATTAATTTTTCGTCGATGTCCTCCGCTTGGATCAACCCGTTTTTCGCCTTTTCAGCAAGACTTTTACATGCTTGTAAGATATCTAACCTTCCGCTATAGTCTAGCGCCATAATGAGGTAACTCTTTGTAGCTTCTTCTACCTCTAGTATCGCATCTCCAAGCGACGCGGGGATGTTTTTCCGCTTTCCGATAACCGTAACCTTGTTTTTTTGTCTAAAGAAGAAAGGAAATATTAACATATAACGCTTCATAAAAGGATCAAAAATAAACATTTACATCCATTGTACAAAAGTGTTCTTTTGATATGAATACATTCTTTTTTTTAAATTCAAGAAAAAGGATAAAAATAACATGTTGGGATACCTGTGGGCTTGAGGTATCATCATCTTGGCAAAAAATTCAAAAAATGACCATCCAGTAGTCAACTTCATCCTGATGAAAGAAAGAAAAATCACTGAACGGATAGAAATATATCTTGAAATTCTCTAGAAATGATCAGTCTTTCATATTTGGAATCACCTGGGGTCTTCTCCAATTTTCAGTAGAAAAAGCAAAGAGTGAAACAGTGTTTATCCCCTCAATGAAAACGTCCTCAGTCATATCCAAGGCTCTTCTGCATCCAGCTTCTTGACCTTCCGCTATCTTGAGTCCGTTTTTCTTCGCCCAACGTCTATTTCCATCCAATATGATTGCCACATGTTTTGGCATTGTCCCTTGGTTCTCTTTCTCTCCAAGTGTATCACTACAAATCAGTAAGAACAAATATAAGCTTGAAACTTTCATGTATCAGGATCTAGTAGAAAGTTAGAATTAATCACTTGAGCAATGCCGTTTTCTCTTGGCATACAATTGACCAAACAAAATATTATATATATTAATATACATGAGTGTGTATACCTATGCCGTTGCGGGGTCATGATTGCACGATAAATTAGACCCATCACAATTCGTAGATTTTTCTTCTAAGGATGGTCTAATATAGTTATCACGTATCGGTCAATGAGACCTAGATATCCATATAGATTATACATTTATGTGTAAAATGTGTCCATATTGATTATAGAGTTAGCAGGCAATATGAAAACGCAAATATGTTGAAAAAACTAAATACGAATAAATAAAATGATCATATAGGCTAATAGTGTTGTTAAATTGGTGGCATTACATTTTTTTTTTTTGGGAAAGTCACACGGCGCAGCGGAAATACTAAAGGTCGTGTTCCCCTGACTTCTGTGAAGAAAATACTTCGACGATGGCAGAATATAGTATAAGCAGAAGCGTAAATGAGACAATCACTTTTTACGTGGAAAACCTCCTCGATGTGAGAAGGAAAAACCACGAGACCGTAGTGTACTCAACAATCCACTATATAAATGTTTGTGAGTACAACCACGTCCTCCCTGTTCAACAGCCTGAACAGAACAGAGACATTAGCTTCAAAGAGCTATCTCCAACACAAACAACAACAACAAGAGAGCAACACAAAGCTTCAAAACCGGCAGCAACACAACGACCTCAGCTCACAAGGATTCCGGTATCCAGAGACTAATCTAACCGTACAAATCCAAAATAAACAAGTCAACAATACCTCTGCCAAATTTCAGCTCAAGAAGAGAAGATATCACCGTGTTCAATAGCCTGAACAGAACAGGCACACTAGCTTCAAAGAGCTATCTCCAACACAAACAACAACAACAAGAAAGCAACACAAAGCTTCAAAACCGGCAGCAACACAACGACCTCAGCTCACAAGGATTCCGGTATCCAGAGACTAATCTAACCGTACAAATCCAAAATAAACAAGTCAACAATACCTCTGCCAAATTTCAGCTCAAGAAGAGAAGATATCACCGTGATTTACCAAACACCCAAGACTGTCCCGCTGAAGAACTGTGACGACCAGCTTCACTAAAACCCAGACAACAAAAAATCCAACCGTTGAAAACCAAATCCCTTCGGTGAACCTCTAACCCACTGACTGAAGAAGCGTCCCACAAAATATCAGCCCGATCAAGTTCCGTTTGATCCTCCAGAACCAGTCTTGAAATAGCCTGACGAGTTTTCTCCTCATTCTCTCTTCTTTCTCTCTTTTGTCTCTCTCTCTAAACTCTATTATTGTGAGTCTACAGTGCAAAGGGGAACATCACTAATTACTTAAGGTCATGAGAATTATTATATCTCATTCCCACTTGGTTCTCTCCAACTAGGAGAGACCCAACAAACTACCCGTCCGACTAGATGGAAGAAACAGCCATTCCGGCTATCTCTCGGCATACCTCAAGCTTCCCCCTCGGTAATGACTTCGTCATCATATCAGCTCCATTATCATCCGTATGAACTTTCTCAAGTTCCACTTCCTTAGAAGCAACCACATCNNNNNNNNNNNNNNNNNNNNNNNNNNNNNNNNNNNNNNNNNNNNNNNNNNNNNNNNNNNNNNNNNNNNNNNNNNNNNNNNNNNNNNNNNNNNNNNNNNNNNNNNNNTTCCAATGTTCTCTTCCCGGATTGGAGAGAAACCTGCTGACAATTCCAACGGCGTAGGTTAAATCCGGTCTTGTACAGACCATGGCATACATCAAACTACCCACTGGCGAAGTAGATTTGCTAGAATCAGCATCTCCCGACATGTCAGAATCAGTGTAACTGACAAGCAATGGCTTCTTACCTCCAAATGTAATCTTCAAATCAGAAGTCCCTCGGAGATATCTCAAAATTCACTTCACAGCGTTCCAATGTTCTCTTCCCGGATTGGAGAGAAACCTGCTGACAATTCCAACGGCGTAGGTTAAATCCGGTCTTGTACAGACCATGGCATACATCAAACTACCCACTGGAGAAGCATATGGAACCTTCGCCATATCTTCCTTCTCCGCATATGTCTTCGGACTTTGTTAAATGCTCAGTCTTAAGTGTGGAGCAAGAGGAGTGCTCAACACTTTAGACTTGTCCATGTAAAACCACTTTAGTACCTTTTCAATGTACTTCTCCTGAGATAAGTGAATCAGCTTCTCACCTCTATCTGGAATAATTCTCATACCGAGAATCTGTTTCGCTGGACCCAAATCTTTCATGGCAAAGGACACACTGAGCTGCTCTTTCAGCTCCTTAATTATGTCCATGTTCCTGCCCACAATCAACATATCAGCGACATACAGTAACAAGATGATAAAATCATCCTCACCGA
Proteins encoded in this window:
- the LOC106339138 gene encoding uncharacterized protein LOC106339138; translation: MEPEENSTCQTCKTFGQKCSHVVKKQRTKFYIIRRCIAMLVCWRDNNSDRSNRDHSSSLTRKSHEIPFEMEKVEQFEMSPGEKYLVNYSRPDPSDPDPEMSWG
- the LOC106342979 gene encoding RNA polymerase sigma factor sigF, chloroplastic-like produces the protein MEATTKNLVSSAPSFPTKTHLKNGFSSPSSVVMLHEQTATPVINSRHLASLSRHFPASVLSQEPREESSRPPPPPLSHSSREDRTSQQLTLERRQFDGLVSSREDEKFEQQLLQSAGLWNLLMSPVSPLEDVVALAQKALSASKQAALLSEDSETVSSNSLVDSLSTSSSMSSLPEEGTIVRSKKLLERRARNRRAPKPNGLDNESSYIPQKVNAKKKMRQGFDNDDALQLFLWGPETKQLLTAKEEAELITHIQNLIKLEKVKAKLESQNGCEPTIAEWAEALGISRPVLKSEIHRGRSSREKLITANLRLVVHIAKQYQNRGLNFQDLLQEGSMGLMKSVEKFKPQSGCRFATYAYWWIRQSIRKSIFQNSRTIRLPENVYMLLGKVSEARKTCVQEGNYLPSKEELAGHVGVSTEKLDKLLYNTRTPLSMQQPIWSDQDITFQEVTPDSGIETPDMSVGKQMMRNHVRNLLNVLSPKERKIIKLRFGIDGGKQRSLSEIGEIYGLSKERVRQLESRALYRLKQNMNSHGLNAYADLLV